A DNA window from Oceanibaculum nanhaiense contains the following coding sequences:
- the cydX gene encoding cytochrome bd-I oxidase subunit CydX gives MWYFAWLLGLPLAAAFAILNAMWFELMEEDRKKEGSDIP, from the coding sequence ATGTGGTATTTCGCCTGGTTGCTGGGCCTGCCGCTGGCGGCAGCGTTCGCCATCCTGAACGCGATGTGGTTTGAACTGATGGAAGAAGACCGTAAGAAAGAGGGCTCTGATATACCCTGA